A genomic region of Anaerolineae bacterium contains the following coding sequences:
- a CDS encoding type II toxin-antitoxin system VapC family toxin: MTTFYTDSSALVKRYVTESGSDWLQTLVDPAAGHTLVVANIGLVEIAAALAAKQRHGVLAAPVLDGLLRDLHRDARDQYWLVEVNQAIISRAMALIRRQKLRGYDAVHLACALFTQETLLQQELPALTLLSADLDLLAAAQAEGLMTANPNDYP; this comes from the coding sequence ATGACCACCTTTTATACCGACAGCAGCGCCCTGGTTAAACGTTATGTGACCGAAAGCGGCAGCGACTGGCTGCAAACTTTGGTTGACCCCGCTGCCGGTCATACGCTTGTGGTGGCCAATATCGGCCTGGTAGAGATTGCGGCAGCTTTGGCGGCCAAACAACGGCACGGGGTTCTGGCCGCGCCGGTGCTGGATGGCTTGCTGCGCGACCTGCACCGTGATGCGCGTGACCAATATTGGTTGGTAGAGGTAAACCAAGCCATCATCAGCCGGGCGATGGCCCTGATCCGCCGTCAAAAACTGCGCGGGTATGATGCGGTTCACCTGGCCTGCGCTCTGTTTACGCAAGAAACCCTGCTACAGCAGGAACTCCCCGCTTTAACGCTTCTTTCCGCCGACCTTGACCTGCTGGCCGCCGCCCAGGCCGAGGGACTGATGACCGCCAACCCCAACGATTATCCCTGA